Part of the Nicotiana tabacum cultivar K326 chromosome 20, ASM71507v2, whole genome shotgun sequence genome, TACCATATTTTTTCCGTACAATTGATTTATATATTGTATACAAAAAAGACAAGTAACTCGAATCGAAGTCCAAAGTTGCTCAAACGGACAAAATATTTACTATATCTCAATGTATAAATAGTGACACATGGACGTTCAAAGCTATGTGGCACCTGGAAGTTCCAAATCCTGAATTCGCCTCTGAGTCAAAGAGATTCTTCGTTGACCATCATTTTTcaagtactttttaaaaatgtTCTGAATTATTAACTATTGTGACTTATTGTAATTTCCAAATATGTGAAGTTTATTTCAAAAAACTTGAAGGATTTATGTTCGACTTCACACCGAAAATTAAGTACTTTGACCCTTGTGGCCTGGACCCGCCACATAAAATGGAATGGAGGATGTATGTTTTAGGTATATAAATAAGTCGAGTGTTAAGTGGAGCACCTCAGTTAGTTTCAATATTTGGGAAGCTTTATTTGGCTGGTGAATTTTTTCTCATACTACTTCGATTGTGTTTTGTTATGTCTCTTTTACTGCTTTAAATGTCCTATGTATGGATTACACATTGTGTGAAGATGTTGTCAGAACTCGCAGAAGTTAAACGACTTAAGATGATGAGCTCCACCTCCCTGAAGGAACAAATCTCAAAACAGAAGCTAGTGGCTTCAGCAGTCTGCATTGGTTCTTTGGTCTAGTCCATGAATGACTACTTGGTCTAGGTGGTGTTTAAAAGGTCTTTTACCCTATTGAACTTATCATAAAAAAAGAAGCTCTTTTACCCTAATGAGATGCATGTAGTTTATACCTATCTGACTTTATGAAAATAGCTTACACTGTCTGATGAACAAGCCTATGGCTATACAACCTAATGTGTTGCAATAGCTACTGCATTTTCTATCATTGTTTTTACATCCCTTTGTGTTGAGCTACTTCcttttgcctaaagtttcatagtaTATCTTGTTTTCTTCTCATATTCCATAAGACCGATGACAAAGATTGCATTTTTGGGCGTCTTTGTTGTCTGTTTCGGCCCTCTTTATATGTTTTGGGTGTGATATTATTGTTTTGCACATAATTAAAGTGTTATTAATTTGGTGCAGTGTTTGGGTTGCAAGACAACCGCCAGGTTATGCATTCATTGAGTTCGACGATCGCAGGGATGCTCTAGATGCTATTCGCGAGCTAGATGGTATGAACCGAGTGTTGGGCACCATACATCAATAGCTAGCTGAGTATGGTGATTGTAGTTGACCCTTTTTTAGTAATAATAACATGCAAGTTCAGGTTATCAGTATAACCTTCCATTTTGGTTCTTATCTTTTCTATGAGAAGACTGTAGCATGCCCCTTTATGGTCCACAACTGATATCTTATGTTGAACTTCGTTTTACCAGGCTTTCCTTCAAGTAATGATATGGTTAGTGTAGTTTAAAACATGCAGATCTTGCTAATTATCACCAGTTTCATTCTGTCTAGTGCATGTTTTCATAGAACGATTCATTTTTGTTTTCGGCGTACCTCGTACTTCTGGACTTTTCCTCTGTGATGTAATTCTTGCCTGCCTTCTAAGTTGTGTGTCTTCTCGTAATAATCTCTTAAGAAACGTCCAATGGAATAGATAGTGATCATACATATAACTACTGCTGAACATTCAGATGTAATATTACTTGAGTGTGTTGTAGCTTTGTTCACAATATGTGATACTTCCTGAAAAAAAATGTGTGATACTAATCTGAAAAATAAGTCCAGTGGAACAGAATCTGCTGACATTTCAGTTTTAATAATAGATGAGTGTGATACAGGTTCATTCAGAAAACTTCTTGCCTGTAAGACTTTATTTTTATCTCTTCTTGGATAGTAACTGTGCTACATCCATCCCTGGTGAACCTTTGGGGAAATCTGTATAACAGGGAAAAATGGTTGGCGTGTGGAGCTCTCACACAATTCAAGCGGTCGTGGTGGAGGCCGTGGTGGTCGTGGAGGTGATGATACGAAATGTTACGAGTGTGGTGAGCCAGGTCATTTTGCTCGAGAGTGCCGCTTGTGCATTGGTTCACGAGGACTTGGAAGTGGGCGACGTCGAAGTCCTAGTCCTCAATATCGTAGAAGTCCCAGTTATGGGAGaaggtctctctctctctctctctctctctctctttctttgatTTTAATCAAATGGGGCTTATCTCCTAGTTTATGTGCAATGTACTGATGCACATTATTCAATCAACTCACATTGCGGAGCTTCTTGAACTCTAGTTTTATGCTACTTGACtgtgaagaagaaaatatttcatTTGTCATAGAACCTTGTCAGAGCCATGCAAGTTAGGGTGATGTTACACTACAAAATAATGCCTACATAGTCATCCTTCTGGTGGGTTCTTTTGTCTCGATGGCAGATATAACATCACAGCTATGTCAGTGTCTTCACTTGGTGTATGACGTAAGAAATATATGTGAACACTTGGCTGTTTAtaaccttctttttctttttcctctttgcAAATTAGGCCACTCTTTAATTTGCTTTTTGTACATTCTATTCATTACCTAAATGGTAACACATAGAGGTCCGAGGAGAGTGGATTTGTCTACTTCCTGGTCACCAGCTTAGCCAGTTGCATTATTCATATGCATGCGTATATATCCTATATATCATGGTTCTCGATGGTCGTGACGTTGCAGCTACAGAGATATTGTTTTGGATATATACAATTTTAGTTTTTCCAGAGTATTGCTGTTGTCTTTTACTTTGGTTATCTTTACTATTTTTGGTGTCaatacttttcttttcttttcatcttAGCTTTTTTACTCTTGTACTTTCCAAACCTGTTTGGAAAACCCTTTTCTTGAGCCAAGgctctattggaaacaacctttctacctcacacaaggtaggggtaaggtctgcatacacccCACCCTCCCCCGACCCCACTTGTGGTATCACATTGGGTATGTTATTTAGTTTTTCTTGAGTACTTCTATCAGATGGGCTTCATAATATCAAAAGGTGGTGCTTCATCATCTTAGTTGATGGCCTATAACTTGGGTGGCAGTGACAAGTTCTATTTTAGTACTGCTTTACTTCTGAATATAATAAGTCACTTGGTTTTGAATTCAGGGTAGAGTTCTTGTCCATATAACAATTTTCTTCGAAATTTTACATTTTGAGGAACATAGTGATGTGGCTTTGCAGGAGTTATAGCCCTCATGGAAAATCTCCTCGAGGTCGTAGCCTATCTCCTCGTCGTGGACGCAGCTACAGCAAGTCACCCCCCAATCACCGGGGCCGCTATGTGTCACCTTATGCCGACGGGTAAGTAATTGATGAACATATTTACGGCATACGCATTTACTGGGGCAATTCTTGAGTTTCGCCTTAAAACTGAGTCTGAAACAATCTTTAGGTAGAAGTCTGAAACAATCTTTAGGTGGAAATTTTCTATAAAACTTTCCAAGGCCTCCATGTTAATTTTGTGGATTTGGAATTGGATGAGAGCATTAGATCTGCTGCTTTTTTCTGGGAGCCCCTGCAGCAACAGACCCTTATTGACTATCTTTTACTTGAACAGTTTATCACCTTGTCGTGGCCGTGGCAGCTATAGCAGATCCCCAGCATATCGTCGTCATCGTGATTCTCCTTATGCAAGCGGGTATGTTTGTTTGCTGCCTCCTAGTGGTTTCATCATTAAGCTAGCTTTTTCTCCCATTACTGCCTATCAACGCAGAGTTGAGTATCTTTTTACTTTTTTGTGGTTTGGGTGGGTATTAGGGCTTCAAATAAAGCACATTAAGAAATAATATTATTCTACTTTGTGCTTATCAATTTCGCATGAGCAGTGCTTCCTTGTATTGTTAAAGTTATGAACTTTTATTTTGCAATTTCTTTGCACAATACTCACACGGGCACTTGGAATTGATGTTTTGTGCAGAGCTTGATGGTCTGAGTGGGAAATACAACTGAGGCTCTTCGTTTGTAGTCTGATAGGCTTGTCAAAAGAGTAGCATTATGTAGTTTGTTTCTGTGATAAATGGTGTGTTCGAACTGGATTATGGGAGGCTTCTGCTCTCCATAGCCACCTCCGGACTTCATTCTTGTGCCGGCTTTTCTCAGTTCAGCAAACTTTGGAGGTCTCTTTTATACTTCATTATTGTTTAATGTGTGCTCTTAATTGCTATGACTATTATCATAAAGTCACCTTTTCGTAAAATATCTAGGTTTTCTTCTTTGAGGTATGATTTCCAGCTAAGACTGCATCATTTCGCGACATGCTTCTTTTGTTGACATTGTTTAGCACCAGTGCTTCTCTACATCAAATCATCATCTTGTATGAGTTTTTTCCTACTGAAAACTGTAAAATGGCCAAGCGGCTCCTTCTGCAACAAAGCTTTTTTAGGCAGGTAAAGTTTTTTGCTtttctggggggggggggggacaatgATAGCTGTCTGCTGCCTTAAATCTTCATTTGCCAGCTTGAACTGCTCCATGGTCAACAAAGTTTCTATCTCTCATCTGCTTCTCTTCCCACTGGTAGACTACAAAAGGTTGCTGCACTTCAATTTTCGTTTTCCTGCTTGGACCGTATTCTTCTTCATTATCAGATAGTGTGGCAACACATTACTTTTGGAGGAAATTCATTACCTTCATTAATGGAACTTCCATGTGGTGGCTCGGAGAAGGAAAGTTACCTTTGTTTCCGCGTTCTGCATTTTATACCTACCGTGTTTGTAGTCAAGAAATGTGGCTGCAGGGCATGTACATACATCTTCGATATGTCATGTTATTGACTTGGCCTTGACATGTAGTTGGACCTTTAATACTGCGTTATAAATTCGATGTCGCATATGCAAATGTCAAGTCAAAACTCCTTGCATTTGGCTAGTCACTTGGGGATTGAATTTTCTTAACTAGGCTGGTGGCATGAATCCCACGCTATACTTGAAGATTTCTGAAAGAGCAGTTGAGATGGTTCTTGTACATAAGAAAAAGTTGATCAGAGAGCACCCACTTAATATGTAGGGGAAACAACCCTTTTGGTCTTTGTATTATtgctttattaaaattttaaattttaagccTTATGTCTGACAAAACAAGTTCGACCTTCTATTGACAAGCTTAACGGAGCTAACGTTACACTAGGACAATTTTGGTTTTCTACGCCACCTCAGTAATCTCCTCCTCTAACCTTTGCCTCATACCTTCAGCTTTGGACTTGGATTCTTCCACTTTGGTTGGTCAACTGATCCGTTGATATCGCCGTTCACATGAGATAACGAATGGGGTTGGGGAGCACTGACAAGATTTAGGTTAGAGGACTTCTAGTCTCCATTCTTTCATTATTGTCTGCTTCTAAACATTAAATTGAGCAAAGACAGTGATGGAAATGTGAAGTTATATCGGATGATTTACCTGTTCTCTTTTCATTTACTTTTGCTATGACATGCATCAAATagccttcttgaaattccacgataGGGAAGTACCAGAGGAAGCAACACCAGAAGTCCTAATCGAAGAAATAAATTGCCAGAAATTGATTGATAGTTTTAACTTTTTGTTCTCCTTTCTTGACTGTCAAATGAGAACTTCTTTGCCAAATTGAATATGTTTTCCCAGAAGTCTAGACAAAATGACGTGACAGTGGAGGTGGACAAATTTTATGGAACCTATGCTTATCATGGGTGAGACCGAATTGCGCATTCAATTCAATTGAAGGTCAACCATGCGGGCCCATATGTCATAGTATGGCCGCAAGTAGGAGCGACAAACGGGcaggtcgggtcggatatggttcgggtcgaaaacgagtaatgaaaaaatggataaattatccgacccgacccatatttaatacggacaAAAAAGGGGTTAACTGGCGGATAATATGAGTAATcgtattatccatgacttcttgcatatgatcacttttgagagaattcttagtctccttAATTTGAGGAGCCCCCAAGTTGAGGCTTTaatttacaaatgtaaaagttagactaattaattatccatttagaatccattttctaaatggataatatggttcttatccatatttgacccgtttttaaaaagtttattattcAACTCATTTTTTAGTGAATAATATGGTTGGTTAACtgtttcttttaaccattttgccacccctagCTGCTAGTGGTTGAAGAGCTGTTTGAGCATGATTTCGGCGAAGCGTTCAAGGACTTTAGCTAACTGGAATAAAGTAATAACACTGAGGACAAAAGATGTTACTGTGTAACTTCAGGATTTTCTTGTTAAGAGTTGCTTAATATATATAGTTCATAGAAACCAGAAAGTAATTTAACCAGAATAGATGGCAATTTAATCATTCTCTATACTCCACCATCTTGCTAGAAGCTGAAAccagaacccgatgtcacaaACTGCAGATTTCAAGCCATAACTCTATGATTATATGAGGCCTTTTCGCGAATTCATCTTGATGAGTGTAATGTATCTTAATATCAGATCCCATGCAATATACATTGTTATCAGAACTATAGCATACCTGagacaaaatatttatttatttatggttTGAGTAACATATACCAGTAATTCATAGGAAGaaccattttttttttctctcgttAAAATATACCATAGTTTAAAAAACTTAGTTATGTACCGTCAAGGTAGGAAATATATGTTATCTACTTAAGGTGAGATGCAcaatatctatctatctatctatactatattaaaagcacaaagacccttagcgaaatgtcattcgccttttttaccctttaaaactaTATTTTACATCGGATaaagttgtaaaataaaaaatcaacatcttatttttcatgttatattcttcaatccactgaattagcacatagataagcttaacaACAACATCCACAAAcataataaaactatttataacaattttcagcCACAACAAACCATATATATAGCTTCAATACAACCCACAAAAAAGATAGCGAttccttatgccatgtcaattactatcttgtagattttcactcaaacaactcaaccaacacatgattgaccttaagcacaaccaagaacatgatttaaTAACCTTAGTCAGTAGATACAACTTGAAATCCCCAGCTGAtgtagctcacaacaaccctcaatcacaccacaacactataggagttgtattctcttcttgaatcaacttttgtgttcatgttggtgtgtaaacacttgtatttCGCCTTGAAACTCTAATATACATGAAGGAGGTACTGATTCTTAGATTAATCATAAAGAATAACACGAAATTTGAGGTTATTTacctttgaagaaccctccaaaacagctacaagatgaagaactacgatctagcaagcaccacaggatttctagcattggattcatgtttttatcttaggttttcacTCTAAAATCATGGAGGAACTATTGGAGAGAATTTAGGAGGGTTTAGGAACTATTTTggatgagaaaaatgagttaaaacgacCTATCAATGACTTAAATACAAGCTGAACTTTAaaccgactttgtgggtcccatgggagctgtttgcgcagtctcgcaaaaatacgaatatctctctagtCCGATgccatattgacaaacggtttaatgcattagaaactagactcgtagatcttcaatttgatatgtatatcatcccttgattccaagtatattgggagaaaagtgcAGCTacatttgagctaaatttcagcacattatgaatgcaacttgtgatgacctttgacAACTTTTTTtgcacaactcgcttgacttaaaaacataatacacgactatcatacaactaaaatgACTCATAACTTAATCTCCaaatcatgttaatcaccctagtctcccccaaaagtatatgttataacattctaaacttgtcgactttcgacgaaacttattttcttcaattcgtttagcgtctaagctttccaacccttttggtacttgttattcatgatcttaaagatttgtaacctctaagataacatgatgaacttacgttatgtactttcaaaaatgatctcattttcgagcttgcATCAATtggcttacgacgtactctcacgtacgaaaacatgggatgtaacaAGTTGTTATCTTATTAGTTTTGCTTCatctttcagttattttgtttccttacaacttggtacattatttcgtactgacgtccctttttgcagGGAatgttgcatttcatgcctgtaggtcctGATTGACAGTTTGACAGACCCTCCCAACAGACAGAGTAAAACATCAGTTTGGTttgtaagctccacttcctcggagttaccaggtctagaccttggagtccattttatatatacatgtttgatgggtaggtcgaagccttgtcccgaccatggtacagttcagttatctctagaggcttgtaaacgagtcctgtatattttgtatatcagtagatgttcatggcagCTTCGTCGGCCTGCACAAttatatatatcagcttttgAGTATGTTTACCCCACAGATGAGAGAGGCATTAATTTCAAACGATTcggaatatggcctcatcggcctaagctgagggttacccctctagagtttACAGTTACAGTATGGTATGCTCGGGCCGGTGGCGACATGCCTCTTCAGGTTtgaggcgtgacaaacttggtatcagagcagttttgtcctagggagtctacaagttatgtctagtagagccttgtttatagatgtgttgtgcaccacatttataaatAGGAAGCTACAAGGTATTTAGGAGTTTGTTACCCTTCTTTCATATCCACATCGTGCTGTAGAGTtgagtcataagagttcgagCCATGACTTATGTTTGCTAATTATAGAGATGCTTGCAATTTAAAAAATTACAGCTAGCCTGAGCACTAATACAACAGCAGGTAAGGgcattagtagagagagaattcttgacgACGTGGCCTGTTTGAGGCCCTATTAGATCGTGCataccagatggtgcactctggAATAGTATAGTCAAATATGAATACTAGAACGTTAAAAAATATCAGAAGACATGTAGTGGCATCCTATAAgtgataaatattttctttagtgtGACTCCTGCCCctagtaaaaagagaaaaataggcgactcgaagagccagtgagatagAGAAAGAGgagataaaagtgaaagaatgttttcTTGAAGTTTTCATAGTAAGGTAATAAACAgagatattagcaggagaataagagaGAATAAATGAAGCATTACGAATAAGATTTGATGAACGAGTGGTAACGGTAAATCATAATATGACAGGATGACATActctatagtcaagtaaagaaAAGGACAAGAGGTGACAACCCTTGAGACTATAAAAGAGTataagtcatatccttattttgagaaaataagttGGCGACTGCAACGTAATTATaagaaggctaagttagaccccccggagtaatagaaatcaacaTAGGCtagtaaataagaaaaaaatcaaaCATGATTTAGGGAccaaaggatttgataatagtcggcatcgtaagaatttc contains:
- the LOC107810997 gene encoding serine/arginine-rich splicing factor RSZ21A, whose translation is MGAQQKHLHVTCKHASSFLLQKAKKNSLELSIQRHSPPTKQKEKKVYLSKAHQYCEKPLIELTITLDSLPERAMSRVYVGNLDPRVTERDLEDEFRIYGVLRSVWVARQPPGYAFIEFDDRRDALDAIRELDGKNGWRVELSHNSSGRGGGRGGRGGDDTKCYECGEPGHFARECRLCIGSRGLGSGRRRSPSPQYRRSPSYGRRSYSPHGKSPRGRSLSPRRGRSYSKSPPNHRGRYVSPYADGLSPCRGRGSYSRSPAYRRHRDSPYASGA